From a single Bryobacter aggregatus MPL3 genomic region:
- a CDS encoding PEP-CTERM sorting domain-containing protein has translation MRIQLKLLLLAASLLLIWSKTSQATPITVYVRDAEGGVDGNNQPGGYFREDTVLNEKGTIGAETTPAGVFSLEMSFSNPNGPYLPLLTYCADPNLPLTVSDAGLPGGAFNLVAFADLGYSANVVHAVELLWANAFAESLTSATKSAAFQFMIWEYIDDVNQSNPFNLHAGDVKVSDSDVAAQIYTWKTELSTWTQTTQLMVLDGQTTGKQSLFYDPGSSVPEPGTYALMGAGLLAVAAYRQRRS, from the coding sequence ATGCGCATCCAACTCAAACTCCTGCTCCTTGCGGCCAGCCTGCTGCTGATCTGGAGCAAAACTAGCCAGGCAACCCCGATTACGGTGTACGTCCGTGACGCTGAGGGTGGAGTGGATGGAAACAACCAGCCGGGAGGCTACTTCCGGGAAGACACCGTTCTGAATGAGAAGGGCACCATCGGTGCCGAGACAACGCCGGCGGGTGTCTTTTCTTTGGAGATGAGCTTCTCCAACCCGAACGGACCCTATCTACCGTTGCTCACCTATTGTGCCGATCCCAATTTGCCTCTTACGGTTTCTGACGCCGGTTTGCCGGGTGGCGCTTTCAATCTGGTGGCCTTCGCGGATCTTGGCTATAGTGCAAACGTCGTCCATGCAGTGGAACTGCTCTGGGCCAATGCCTTTGCGGAATCGCTGACCAGCGCCACCAAGTCTGCTGCCTTCCAGTTCATGATCTGGGAATACATTGATGATGTGAACCAGTCGAACCCCTTCAACCTGCATGCGGGGGACGTGAAGGTGAGTGACTCCGATGTCGCTGCACAAATTTACACCTGGAAAACCGAACTCAGCACCTGGACGCAGACCACGCAGCTGATGGTGCTCGATGGCCAGACCACTGGCAAGCAGAGTCTGTTCTACGATCCCGGTTCGAGCGTTCCTGAGCCCGGTACCTACGCCCTGATGGGCGCGGGACTCCTTGCCGTGGCTGCTTACCGCCAGCGGCGGAGCTAA
- a CDS encoding Glu/Leu/Phe/Val family dehydrogenase produces the protein MSVPHDELNPLEAAEARFDLAAEALNLNEGMRKVLRSPAREVIIHIPVELDDGRLEVFTGYRIQHSIARGPAKGGIRYAPDVSLDEVRALASWMTWKCAVVNIPFGGGKGGVICDPTILSDRELERITRRYTAELIDVIGPESDVPAPDMGTNQQTMAWIMDTYSMHKRHTVNAVVTGKPVDLGGSRGRTEATGRGLMIVTLEALKKFGIAPGEARVVVQGFGNVGGQAARLMSKAGMKIVTLIEWDGAVHNAEGLDIEALIAHRKQTGSIVDFAGGTNVDKTEALYTECDVLVPAAKENVITSANADKIRAKIICEGANGPTTALADPILKKSNIFIIPDILANAGGVTVSYFEWVQDRQGFFWNEELVNTRLEEIMTASFRDVVSYAEKHEVDNRTAAYMLALDRVAFTIQQRGLYA, from the coding sequence ATGTCCGTTCCTCATGATGAACTGAACCCTTTGGAGGCAGCCGAAGCACGATTCGATCTTGCTGCCGAGGCACTGAACCTGAATGAAGGAATGCGCAAAGTGTTGCGCTCCCCTGCAAGAGAGGTCATCATCCATATTCCGGTGGAATTGGACGATGGACGGCTGGAAGTATTTACTGGATATCGCATCCAACATTCCATCGCGCGCGGCCCGGCCAAGGGCGGTATTCGCTATGCGCCCGACGTCTCGCTCGATGAAGTGCGTGCGCTCGCAAGTTGGATGACCTGGAAGTGCGCCGTGGTGAATATTCCCTTCGGCGGCGGCAAGGGTGGCGTCATCTGTGACCCCACGATTTTGTCCGACCGCGAGTTGGAACGCATCACCCGCCGCTACACGGCTGAGCTGATCGATGTGATTGGCCCGGAGAGTGATGTTCCGGCGCCAGACATGGGCACCAACCAGCAGACGATGGCCTGGATTATGGACACCTATTCGATGCACAAGCGGCATACCGTGAACGCGGTGGTCACCGGGAAGCCGGTGGATCTCGGTGGCTCCCGTGGCCGCACGGAAGCGACCGGGCGCGGGCTCATGATCGTGACCCTGGAGGCGCTCAAGAAGTTTGGCATCGCACCTGGTGAGGCGCGCGTGGTGGTGCAGGGGTTCGGCAACGTCGGCGGACAGGCGGCCCGTCTGATGTCGAAGGCGGGGATGAAGATCGTCACGCTGATCGAGTGGGATGGCGCCGTTCACAACGCGGAAGGTCTCGACATTGAAGCGCTGATAGCGCATCGCAAACAGACCGGGTCGATTGTCGACTTTGCCGGTGGTACGAACGTCGACAAAACAGAAGCGCTGTACACCGAATGCGACGTCCTGGTGCCGGCCGCGAAAGAGAATGTGATCACCTCAGCGAATGCGGACAAGATCCGGGCGAAGATCATCTGTGAGGGAGCGAATGGACCGACAACCGCATTGGCGGACCCCATCCTCAAGAAGAGCAACATCTTCATCATTCCGGATATTCTGGCAAACGCCGGCGGAGTCACCGTATCTTATTTTGAGTGGGTACAGGATCGCCAGGGCTTCTTCTGGAATGAAGAACTGGTCAACACCCGCCTCGAAGAGATTATGACGGCCAGCTTCCGCGATGTCGTGAGCTACGCCGAGAAACACGAAGTAGATAACAGGACTGCGGCCTATATGCTAGCCCTCGATCGTGTCGCTTTCACGATCCAGCAGCGTGGCCTTTACGCTTAA
- the mutS gene encoding DNA mismatch repair protein MutS, whose translation MTEIQSTPLMRQYHAIKQQVPNALLLFRLGDFYEMFFEDAATAARELSITLTARHGTPMCGVPYHASDGYIAKLIQRGYRVAICEQTEAAGQGKKLVNREIARIITPGTATEANVLNAKENNYLGAVGRDSKDPLRAALAYVDVSTGEFRVTLLPAHEVAPLVESLNIKEILLPVKDHTLSGLQTTLEPWVFDYEYCERLLKEHFKLLSLDGFGMGAQPLAVSAAGALLHYLKDTQKAALDHLDRPGYYERGEAMVLDPVTVRNLELVDPIFSSDLGGGKSSTLISVLDETVTGMGARMLRRRLLRPSVQQNEIEARLDAVEELRSATIPRTGLRDKLQGVYDIERLLAKVTMNTAGPRELLALAKSLNLVPAIQTPLRGFGAALLQHLNAQLVDLSELRTRVLQGLSDEPPVSIVDGGVIRDGVDPELDQLRDIQRNGKQYVAQVEVRERERTNIQSLKVRFNNVFGYYIEISKSNLHLVPSDYDRKQTLVNAERFTTPELKELESKILEAEERIQTIEKQLFTELRLFAASFALGIRQTATALAELDVLLALAEVAVSRRYTRPRFSTNNEFRVVGGRHPVVEKLVEADAARFIPNDIFLDSSKFVAVITGPNMGGKSTYLRQAAMMSILAQIGSFVPAEEALLPVVDRVFTRIGAADNLARGRSTFMVEMTETALILNTATNRSLVVLDEIGRGTSTYDGLALAWAVVEFLHQRVGAKTLFATHYHELTVLEENLPGVRNLHVSVKEAGDQIIFLRKVEPGAAGKSFGIEVARLAALPEVVIDRARQILALHEKQQLTPPGDRAPEPMQIQLFEPVGGNIASRIRALKLDDLRPIEALQILAELQKELQ comes from the coding sequence ATGACAGAAATTCAGTCAACGCCGCTGATGCGGCAGTATCATGCGATCAAGCAGCAGGTTCCGAATGCCCTGCTGCTTTTTCGTCTCGGTGATTTTTATGAGATGTTCTTCGAGGATGCCGCAACAGCAGCCCGGGAACTCAGCATTACCTTGACCGCCCGACATGGCACACCGATGTGCGGCGTGCCCTATCATGCCAGCGATGGCTACATTGCAAAGCTGATCCAGCGTGGGTATCGGGTCGCGATCTGCGAGCAGACCGAGGCAGCGGGCCAAGGCAAGAAGCTGGTCAACCGCGAGATCGCCCGCATCATTACGCCCGGAACAGCAACCGAAGCCAATGTTCTAAACGCGAAAGAGAACAACTATCTTGGCGCAGTGGGACGCGATTCGAAAGATCCGCTCCGTGCGGCGCTCGCCTATGTCGATGTGTCCACCGGCGAGTTCCGCGTCACGCTGCTGCCGGCCCACGAGGTCGCGCCGCTCGTCGAATCGCTGAACATCAAAGAGATTCTGCTGCCGGTGAAGGACCATACGCTGAGCGGCCTGCAAACAACGCTCGAGCCCTGGGTCTTCGACTATGAATATTGCGAACGGCTGCTGAAGGAGCACTTCAAGCTGCTCTCGCTCGATGGCTTTGGCATGGGCGCGCAACCGCTCGCCGTCTCTGCCGCGGGCGCACTGCTGCATTATCTGAAGGACACTCAGAAGGCCGCGCTCGACCATCTCGACCGGCCTGGTTACTATGAGCGCGGCGAGGCGATGGTGCTCGATCCGGTGACAGTGCGCAATCTCGAACTGGTGGACCCCATCTTCTCCTCAGACCTTGGGGGCGGCAAGAGCTCCACGCTGATCTCGGTGTTGGATGAGACGGTTACGGGCATGGGCGCACGTATGCTGCGGCGGCGCCTGCTGCGGCCCTCCGTCCAACAGAACGAGATTGAGGCGCGCCTTGATGCCGTTGAAGAGTTGCGCTCGGCGACGATTCCGCGAACCGGATTGCGCGATAAGCTGCAGGGCGTCTATGACATCGAAAGGCTGCTCGCCAAAGTTACGATGAACACGGCGGGACCGCGCGAACTGCTCGCCCTTGCCAAGTCTCTCAATCTGGTTCCCGCCATCCAGACGCCACTGCGTGGCTTTGGCGCCGCGCTGCTGCAACACTTGAATGCGCAACTGGTGGACCTGAGTGAGTTGCGCACCCGCGTACTGCAAGGCCTGAGCGATGAGCCGCCGGTTAGCATTGTCGATGGCGGCGTCATCCGCGATGGCGTGGACCCGGAGCTCGATCAACTGCGCGACATCCAACGCAACGGCAAGCAGTATGTTGCCCAGGTGGAGGTGCGTGAGCGCGAGCGCACAAATATCCAAAGCCTGAAGGTCCGCTTCAACAACGTCTTCGGCTATTACATCGAGATCTCGAAATCGAATCTCCATCTGGTGCCCAGCGACTATGACCGGAAGCAGACATTGGTCAATGCCGAGCGCTTCACCACTCCGGAGCTGAAGGAACTGGAAAGCAAAATCCTCGAAGCCGAGGAGCGAATCCAAACCATCGAGAAGCAGCTCTTTACGGAGTTGCGCTTGTTTGCCGCGAGCTTTGCTCTGGGTATTCGCCAGACAGCCACAGCGCTCGCGGAACTCGACGTGTTGCTGGCCCTCGCTGAGGTTGCCGTGAGCCGCCGCTATACGCGCCCGCGCTTCTCCACCAACAATGAGTTTCGTGTGGTGGGCGGGCGGCATCCGGTGGTGGAGAAGCTGGTGGAAGCGGACGCGGCACGCTTCATTCCGAACGATATCTTCCTCGATTCGTCGAAGTTTGTCGCCGTGATTACCGGGCCGAACATGGGCGGTAAGTCAACATATCTGCGGCAGGCGGCGATGATGTCGATCCTTGCGCAGATTGGCAGCTTTGTGCCCGCCGAGGAGGCGCTGTTGCCTGTCGTCGATCGCGTGTTTACGCGCATCGGCGCAGCAGACAATCTGGCGCGCGGCCGCTCCACCTTCATGGTGGAGATGACGGAAACCGCGCTGATCTTGAATACGGCTACTAACCGGAGTCTGGTAGTGCTCGATGAGATTGGACGCGGCACCTCAACCTATGACGGGCTCGCGCTGGCCTGGGCCGTGGTCGAATTTCTGCACCAGCGCGTTGGGGCGAAGACGCTGTTTGCCACGCACTATCATGAGCTCACGGTGCTTGAGGAGAACCTGCCGGGCGTGCGCAATTTGCATGTCTCGGTGAAGGAGGCGGGCGACCAGATCATCTTCCTGCGCAAGGTGGAACCGGGAGCGGCAGGCAAGAGCTTTGGTATCGAGGTGGCCCGGCTCGCCGCCCTGCCTGAGGTAGTGATTGACCGGGCGCGGCAGATCCTGGCGCTGCACGAAAAGCAGCAATTGACACCGCCCGGGGATCGGGCGCCCGAACCGATGCAGATCCAGTTGTTTGAACCGGTGGGCGGCAACATCGCCTCACGGATTCGAGCGCTGAAGCTCGATGATTTGCGGCCCATTGAGGCGCTGCAGATTCTGGCAGAATTGCAGAAGGAGTTGCAATAG
- a CDS encoding anhydro-N-acetylmuramic acid kinase has protein sequence MRVAGVMSGTSLDGIDVAVVDIDWPKFEVVKFASTPYTKTLRKKILAVSNTDCHTRDIARLHYELAECYAAAIAALGVPDIDLIGCHGQTVYHEGPRCTLQLGEGAVIAERLGIETITNFRARDLAAGGHGAPLVPFFDWMMLTRPEIHRVAINIGGIANVHALPAGAAATEVFAFDTGPGNMVIDQLTVIATNGKQQYDRDAVLGRKGKLDHRLLRRLLRDPYFRKAPPKSAGREQYGEDFVAKLIETGLPLVDLIATATAFTAASIAEGITRFIVPHFAPDECLVSGGGVHNPLLMAELQGLLPTTYVHSIDDIGIPADAKEAIAFAVLAAATKLGIPSNLPSATGARHAAVLGQLHPR, from the coding sequence GTGCGTGTCGCGGGCGTGATGTCGGGAACTTCGCTGGACGGCATCGATGTCGCCGTGGTCGACATCGACTGGCCGAAGTTTGAGGTGGTGAAGTTCGCGAGCACGCCGTATACAAAGACGCTGCGGAAGAAGATTCTCGCTGTCTCGAATACGGACTGCCACACCCGCGACATTGCTCGCCTGCACTACGAACTCGCGGAATGCTACGCGGCTGCGATTGCTGCGCTTGGCGTTCCTGACATCGACTTGATTGGCTGCCATGGGCAGACGGTGTATCACGAGGGCCCGCGCTGCACGCTACAGCTTGGCGAGGGCGCGGTGATTGCCGAGCGGCTGGGCATTGAGACGATTACAAACTTTCGCGCGCGGGATCTTGCCGCGGGTGGGCATGGGGCGCCGCTGGTTCCCTTCTTCGACTGGATGATGCTGACGCGCCCGGAGATCCATCGCGTTGCGATCAACATTGGCGGGATCGCGAACGTGCATGCGCTCCCTGCCGGAGCCGCTGCCACTGAAGTGTTCGCCTTCGATACCGGCCCTGGCAACATGGTGATCGATCAGTTGACCGTGATCGCAACCAATGGCAAGCAGCAATATGATCGCGATGCGGTTCTGGGCCGCAAAGGGAAGCTCGATCACAGGTTGTTGCGCCGTTTGTTGCGTGATCCCTATTTCCGGAAGGCGCCACCGAAGTCTGCGGGCCGCGAGCAGTATGGGGAAGACTTTGTCGCGAAGCTGATTGAGACCGGGCTACCGCTTGTCGATCTGATCGCGACGGCGACGGCTTTTACGGCGGCTTCAATTGCCGAGGGCATCACGCGTTTTATTGTGCCCCACTTTGCGCCCGATGAGTGCCTGGTCTCTGGTGGCGGCGTCCACAATCCGCTGCTGATGGCCGAGTTACAAGGCTTGCTGCCGACGACTTATGTGCACTCGATCGATGATATCGGCATTCCGGCCGATGCAAAGGAAGCGATCGCCTTCGCGGTGCTGGCCGCAGCAACCAAACTTGGCATTCCTTCGAATCTCCCCTCGGCAACTGGAGCCAGGCATGCGGCTGTTCTGGGCCAGTTGCATCCTCGCTAG
- a CDS encoding DinB family protein, translating into MKKTIVLTFLALSSCMAALAQNPISGGQKFLFGMIKNNIIRAAEKMPEENYAFKPTPDVRSFGQLVGHVADAQYMFCSAVLGKTNPALGIEKGKTAKADLVKALKEAFAYCDTAYDEMTDAQANTLVRFFGADQAKTTVLSFNVAHDNEHYGNMVTYMRLKGIVPPSSEKRQ; encoded by the coding sequence ATGAAAAAGACGATTGTTTTGACCTTCCTTGCGCTGAGCAGTTGCATGGCCGCGCTCGCGCAGAACCCCATTTCTGGTGGCCAGAAGTTCCTCTTCGGCATGATTAAGAACAACATCATCCGTGCGGCGGAAAAGATGCCCGAAGAGAACTATGCGTTCAAGCCAACGCCGGATGTACGCAGTTTCGGCCAGCTCGTGGGGCACGTCGCCGATGCCCAATACATGTTCTGCTCCGCTGTGCTTGGAAAGACGAACCCGGCGCTCGGCATAGAGAAGGGTAAGACGGCGAAAGCGGATCTGGTGAAGGCCCTCAAGGAGGCGTTTGCTTACTGCGATACCGCCTACGATGAGATGACGGACGCCCAGGCGAATACGCTGGTGAGGTTCTTCGGAGCCGATCAAGCCAAGACGACGGTTCTCTCATTTAATGTTGCTCATGACAATGAGCACTACGGCAACATGGTGACCTACATGCGGTTGAAGGGGATTGTGCCCCCTTCGAGCGAAAAGCGCCAATAA
- a CDS encoding sigma factor, with protein sequence MDTVLRALQGDIYDLALRMLRNREAAEDAAQEILVRIVTRQASMNLMQTWFLAS encoded by the coding sequence TTGGATACGGTATTGCGCGCCCTGCAAGGAGACATCTATGACCTTGCCCTGCGCATGCTGCGCAATCGCGAAGCTGCGGAAGATGCGGCGCAGGAAATTCTCGTTCGCATCGTCACGCGCCAGGCAAGTATGAATCTTATGCAGACCTGGTTCCTGGCGAGTTGA
- a CDS encoding VOC family protein, which yields MIRRIAPQFFTTNIPATLAYYQGTLGFECLGTWQDPPVYAIVARDQQTIHFRCAEPPTANPGKYEDELLDAYLLVEDVDKLYAEYAARGGEFTRGLADMPWNAREFVVKDCDGRLLAFGAER from the coding sequence ATGATTCGTCGCATTGCACCTCAGTTCTTTACCACGAACATCCCGGCCACCCTCGCCTATTACCAAGGCACGCTTGGCTTCGAGTGTCTTGGCACATGGCAGGATCCTCCTGTCTATGCAATCGTCGCGCGCGATCAGCAGACCATCCACTTTCGCTGCGCCGAGCCGCCCACGGCTAACCCCGGCAAGTATGAGGACGAACTGCTCGATGCCTACCTGCTCGTTGAGGATGTGGACAAGCTTTACGCCGAGTACGCGGCCCGCGGTGGGGAGTTCACTCGTGGCCTTGCTGACATGCCGTGGAACGCTCGCGAGTTTGTTGTGAAGGATTGCGACGGCCGTTTGCTGGCCTTTGGAGCGGAGCGCTGA
- a CDS encoding glucose/sorbosone family PQQ-dependent dehydrogenase → MKSFLHIVAMLSIFGIMSAQDGPESVVQGSKQFQKKVLASGLAGPWELTWGPDNMLWVTERIGKRVTRIDPVSGERHVAITIDEVAAPGGQDGLLGLALHPELLQGTGNDYVYVAYTYLDKSKKPKLTVADPASPYRHLYGKVVRFRYQAKEQKLSDPVQLIAGLPAGDDHTGGRLKFGPDQKLYLTIGDQGHNQLGNFCLPIEAQRLPTQKEIRDRNYASYVGKSLRLNLDGSVPADNPKLKGVVSHVFTYGHRNPQGLDFGPDGTLYSAEHGPKTDDEINVLTRGSNYGWPHVAGLRDDKAYVYARWAESSTPCSQMKYNDLAIPASVPQDRESAFHEPFVNPIATMFTVPTGFNFQDPACKGVDFICWPTVGVSDVEYYESKGKGIPGWDKVLLVTTLKRGSLYVLPLSADGKTAAGHFSRYFQSENRFRDSAVSPDGRTIYIATDPGGLAGAADAGTTTNMENPGAILAFTYTGEGMPGAEPQRLTSDAKRLNEATNAAPIADGVAPQFTAAQAARGKAAYNATCAVCHGSTMTNGAYGTPLAGEYFKTKWSHRSVRAFYDRAQKTMPPGAPGSLAPDAYADIVAYVLEVNGFAAGDASLRAGDEKTGRMVLK, encoded by the coding sequence ATGAAGAGTTTTCTACATATTGTGGCGATGCTGTCCATATTCGGGATCATGTCCGCGCAGGATGGACCGGAGTCGGTCGTGCAGGGAAGTAAGCAGTTCCAGAAAAAAGTGTTGGCCTCCGGATTGGCAGGACCCTGGGAACTCACCTGGGGGCCCGACAACATGCTTTGGGTGACCGAGCGCATCGGGAAGCGAGTGACGCGCATTGACCCAGTGAGCGGGGAACGACATGTTGCCATCACGATTGATGAGGTGGCCGCTCCTGGCGGCCAGGACGGACTGCTGGGCCTGGCGCTCCACCCAGAGCTGCTGCAAGGGACAGGCAACGATTATGTCTATGTCGCCTACACCTACCTCGACAAGAGCAAGAAGCCGAAGCTGACGGTGGCCGATCCGGCAAGTCCTTATCGCCATCTCTACGGTAAAGTTGTGCGTTTTCGCTATCAGGCAAAAGAGCAGAAGCTGTCTGATCCGGTGCAACTGATCGCCGGACTCCCGGCGGGCGATGACCACACGGGCGGCCGTTTGAAGTTTGGCCCCGATCAAAAGCTGTACCTCACCATCGGAGATCAAGGACACAATCAGCTTGGGAATTTCTGTCTGCCCATTGAAGCGCAACGATTGCCGACCCAGAAGGAGATTCGCGATCGGAACTACGCTTCGTATGTCGGCAAATCGCTGCGTCTGAATCTGGATGGGTCCGTCCCTGCGGACAATCCGAAGCTGAAGGGTGTGGTCAGCCATGTGTTCACTTACGGCCATCGCAATCCCCAAGGCCTCGACTTCGGGCCGGACGGTACTCTGTACTCGGCGGAACACGGACCCAAAACAGATGACGAGATCAACGTTCTAACGCGCGGATCCAATTACGGATGGCCGCATGTTGCCGGGTTACGGGATGACAAGGCCTATGTCTACGCGCGTTGGGCTGAGTCCAGCACGCCCTGCTCGCAGATGAAGTATAACGATCTGGCCATTCCTGCTTCGGTGCCGCAGGATCGGGAGTCAGCCTTCCATGAGCCTTTCGTGAATCCAATCGCGACAATGTTCACGGTGCCCACTGGCTTTAACTTTCAGGACCCGGCTTGCAAAGGTGTCGACTTCATCTGCTGGCCGACGGTTGGTGTTTCTGATGTCGAGTATTACGAATCCAAAGGCAAAGGCATTCCAGGCTGGGACAAAGTGTTGCTGGTGACGACGCTCAAACGCGGCTCGCTCTATGTCCTGCCGCTGAGTGCTGACGGGAAGACGGCAGCAGGCCATTTTTCGCGCTACTTCCAGTCCGAGAACCGCTTTCGGGATTCGGCGGTCAGCCCGGATGGCCGGACGATCTATATCGCTACCGATCCTGGTGGACTGGCCGGAGCCGCCGATGCCGGTACAACCACCAATATGGAGAATCCTGGCGCGATTCTTGCTTTCACCTACACCGGTGAGGGAATGCCGGGTGCCGAGCCGCAGCGCTTGACGAGCGACGCCAAAAGATTGAATGAGGCGACGAATGCCGCTCCCATTGCCGATGGCGTTGCGCCACAATTCACCGCGGCACAAGCGGCACGAGGCAAGGCGGCTTACAACGCAACCTGCGCAGTGTGCCATGGCAGTACGATGACGAACGGTGCCTATGGGACGCCGCTTGCCGGTGAGTACTTCAAAACGAAGTGGTCGCATCGGAGTGTCCGTGCGTTTTATGACCGTGCGCAGAAAACCATGCCTCCGGGCGCTCCCGGCTCCCTGGCGCCTGACGCGTACGCGGACATCGTCGCCTATGTCCTCGAGGTGAACGGGTTTGCTGCGGGAGACGCCAGCTTGCGAGCCGGCGATGAGAAGACCGGTAGGATGGTGTTGAAGTAG
- a CDS encoding HEAT repeat domain-containing protein gives MPQTPITPTPQAEKPKPPMPPAEFREGDIASLNVAALLGTLKDPASSEFRKAKACVRAGELGAKEAVPVLSALLTDPHLSAYARYGLEPIADSSAGDALRAALPKLKGGLLIGAVNSIGKRRDAKATPALVQMMLGPDSELARAAAVALGNIGGVSSAKELKAALGRTSALTRVAVADALLICAERLLADGKRAEALDLYVALSAPDIPKPMRLAARNGIIREETSIGRPR, from the coding sequence ATGCCGCAAACACCAATCACGCCAACGCCCCAGGCTGAGAAACCCAAGCCGCCGATGCCGCCAGCCGAGTTTCGGGAGGGTGACATCGCCAGTCTCAATGTGGCTGCGCTTCTTGGCACTTTGAAGGACCCGGCGTCCTCCGAGTTCAGAAAGGCGAAGGCCTGTGTACGGGCCGGCGAACTGGGCGCGAAAGAAGCCGTACCTGTTCTGTCGGCGCTGCTCACGGACCCGCATCTGAGCGCGTATGCCCGCTACGGCTTAGAACCGATTGCCGATTCTTCCGCCGGCGATGCCCTGCGCGCGGCGCTGCCCAAGTTGAAGGGAGGCTTGTTGATCGGAGCGGTGAACTCGATTGGGAAACGCAGAGATGCAAAAGCCACTCCGGCTCTTGTCCAGATGATGCTCGGGCCGGACTCGGAGCTTGCCCGTGCGGCTGCCGTTGCTCTGGGCAACATTGGGGGTGTTTCCTCGGCGAAGGAATTGAAGGCGGCCCTGGGCAGGACAAGCGCTTTGACCCGGGTCGCGGTTGCCGATGCGTTGCTGATCTGTGCGGAGCGTCTGCTGGCAGACGGCAAGCGCGCCGAGGCTTTGGATCTGTATGTGGCGCTGAGCGCTCCCGATATCCCCAAGCCGATGCGCCTGGCGGCGAGGAACGGCATCATCCGCGAAGAGACGTCCATCGGCCGTCCGCGCTAG
- a CDS encoding Gfo/Idh/MocA family protein, which yields MIVPSLVLGQRTGAIAPSDKIVIGGIGIGARGAHVLSKFLPLKETQFVAICDVRNERRESIKSTVDQQYGNHDCKTYDDQYALLARQDIDAVLIATGDRWHTPLSIIAAQHGKDVYCEKPCSMSIEESWALADAFRRYNRLYQAGCQRRNGANFALCKELLRSGALGKLKTLYANVGPSVNWPPLPSRDWLAAEALPPKQVLDWDRWLGPAPWRPYHSSYVSGGWRNFYDFHGGGILEWGSHTVDLCHWAAGLDDTQPVEYEPVGTNVGPYQVNCRYENGVKLVMHDNGWEGALNTGSCSFRIEGDQGWVETGDQTRIECSDKIRPLLRPTESARLALENHVKEFVRCVRDRQTPSASAANAANSHVTCHAAFIAYQRGKTLRWDTVKKEFPNDEIANRMRSRALREPWRI from the coding sequence ATGATTGTCCCCAGCCTGGTGCTCGGGCAGCGAACTGGGGCGATTGCACCCAGCGACAAGATTGTCATTGGGGGCATTGGAATTGGCGCTCGGGGTGCTCATGTCCTGAGTAAGTTCCTACCCCTGAAAGAGACGCAGTTCGTTGCGATTTGCGATGTGCGGAATGAACGCCGGGAAAGCATCAAGTCGACCGTTGACCAGCAGTACGGCAATCACGACTGCAAGACTTACGACGACCAGTACGCCCTTCTGGCGCGCCAAGATATCGACGCGGTACTGATTGCCACGGGCGACCGCTGGCACACCCCTCTGTCCATCATCGCGGCACAGCACGGCAAGGATGTTTATTGCGAGAAGCCGTGTTCGATGTCCATTGAGGAGAGCTGGGCGCTGGCGGACGCCTTTCGCCGCTACAACCGGCTGTATCAGGCGGGTTGCCAACGGCGCAACGGCGCGAACTTCGCTCTATGTAAGGAACTGCTGAGGTCCGGCGCTCTTGGAAAGTTGAAGACTCTCTACGCGAATGTTGGTCCTTCTGTGAATTGGCCCCCGCTTCCCAGCCGGGACTGGCTGGCAGCCGAAGCGTTGCCTCCCAAACAAGTCCTCGATTGGGATCGTTGGCTGGGACCGGCACCCTGGCGGCCCTACCACTCCTCCTACGTCAGCGGGGGCTGGCGAAACTTCTACGATTTCCATGGTGGCGGCATTCTCGAGTGGGGCTCGCACACTGTTGATCTATGCCACTGGGCGGCTGGACTGGATGACACGCAACCGGTGGAATACGAGCCTGTTGGCACCAACGTAGGCCCCTACCAGGTGAACTGCCGCTACGAGAACGGTGTGAAGCTTGTGATGCACGACAACGGCTGGGAAGGCGCGTTAAACACCGGTTCGTGCAGCTTTCGGATCGAAGGCGATCAAGGCTGGGTGGAAACGGGCGACCAGACGCGGATCGAGTGTTCCGACAAGATCCGCCCCCTGCTCCGGCCGACGGAATCAGCCAGGCTCGCGTTGGAGAATCACGTGAAAGAGTTCGTTCGCTGTGTCCGGGATCGGCAGACGCCCAGCGCCAGCGCGGCGAATGCTGCCAACTCGCATGTGACCTGCCATGCGGCGTTTATCGCCTACCAACGCGGCAAGACGCTTCGCTGGGACACGGTGAAGAAAGAGTTCCCCAATGACGAGATTGCGAATCGGATGCGATCCCGCGCCTTGCGGGAACCGTGGCGGATCTGA